A section of the bacterium genome encodes:
- a CDS encoding site-specific integrase yields the protein MERIKEEIIDPYKHKQTYDNWKKTKPLKGLNEINRDVILNFLNDMALGLNIAKVSKKGARGPTRLNTLRARLCFIISKLQERKVKDIRKVTDKDLHSLFEDMRNGTLKTRTGTAYKSAGDYVKVFKTFWHWYEKIMKKKGKIVEDVTEDLDTRGEKPKFVYFTEEDFEKIVDKAKYDLKIILALAFDSGVRVTELVNIKVSDFLNNFKELNIRDETSKTFGRKIKIMLCADQVKEYVKKLDLKPNDFFCKIHPSMINAELNKIGKEVLMPEQIKFKNLSLYDFRHSSACFWLPRYKSESALKYRFGWKKSDMIHYYTEFLGMKDTINQEDMYVDMTKTELEKDMSKLKKENKIQRETTIKLESEQIKLYEQIKKLVNMTKISREATGKNKDVKVELKEAAKRMILKGELDYPPH from the coding sequence ATGGAAAGAATAAAAGAAGAAATAATTGACCCATATAAGCATAAACAAACTTATGATAACTGGAAGAAGACTAAACCCCTCAAAGGGTTAAATGAAATTAATCGTGATGTTATTCTAAATTTTCTTAATGATATGGCTTTAGGGCTAAATATTGCCAAGGTGAGCAAAAAAGGAGCAAGGGGTCCAACAAGACTCAATACATTAAGAGCAAGATTGTGTTTTATCATTTCCAAGCTCCAAGAAAGAAAAGTAAAAGATATTCGAAAAGTAACTGATAAAGATTTACATTCTTTATTTGAAGATATGAGGAACGGTACTCTAAAAACAAGGACAGGAACAGCATATAAATCAGCAGGGGATTATGTGAAAGTTTTTAAAACATTTTGGCACTGGTATGAAAAAATTATGAAGAAAAAAGGCAAAATAGTAGAAGATGTTACAGAGGATCTGGATACAAGAGGAGAAAAACCAAAATTTGTTTACTTTACAGAAGAGGATTTCGAAAAAATCGTGGATAAAGCAAAATATGACTTAAAGATAATCCTGGCTTTAGCATTTGATTCGGGAGTTAGAGTTACAGAATTAGTAAATATTAAAGTTTCAGACTTTTTAAATAATTTTAAGGAATTAAACATAAGAGATGAGACTTCAAAGACTTTTGGGAGGAAAATTAAGATTATGCTTTGTGCAGATCAAGTTAAAGAGTATGTTAAAAAATTAGATTTAAAACCAAATGATTTTTTTTGCAAGATACACCCTTCCATGATAAATGCCGAATTAAATAAAATTGGGAAAGAGGTCTTGATGCCTGAACAAATTAAGTTTAAGAATTTAAGCTTATACGACTTTAGACATAGTTCTGCTTGTTTTTGGCTGCCAAGATATAAATCAGAGTCAGCATTAAAATACAGATTTGGCTGGAAGAAATCTGACATGATTCACTATTACACTGAGTTTCTTGGTATGAAAGATACCATAAACCAGGAAGACATGTATGTCGATATGACAAAAACTGAATTAGAAAAAGATATGAGCAAACTGAAAAAAGAAAACAAGATTCAAAGAGAAACCACAATAAAACTTGAGTCTGAACAGATTAAACTGTACGAACAAATTAAAAAACTAGTAAATATGACAAAAATCTCACGCGAGGCTACCGGCAAAAATAAAGATGTAAAGGTAGAATTAAAAGAAGCTGCAAAGAGAATGATACTTAAAGGTGAGCTTGATTACCCCCCACATTAA